A genomic region of Trifolium pratense cultivar HEN17-A07 linkage group LG3, ARS_RC_1.1, whole genome shotgun sequence contains the following coding sequences:
- the LOC123914675 gene encoding cytochrome P450 736A117-like, whose product MNIFLVHFVESLIQEEIEKLVEIKFVHCEPVELNFCNSFDLLKTIWNSEWESCSLHHILVSIDNKRVRSYRHVREEETARMMEYIKKSCSCASPLNLTELCSTVTNDIICRVALGKIYREGIRGMKFQEVLLEFGELLGTVCIGDYIPWLDWLGKVNGLYSRAEKCAKYLDEFIEQVIEEHISHRLRNGNVDNEEQSDFVDVLLSVQKTNASGFPIDRTAIKALILDMFVGGTDTTYTVLEWAMAELFRHETVMRKLQDEVRTVVGNRTHVTEEDLVNMNYLKAVIKETLRLHVPITLLVPRKSMEDVKLNGYDIAAGTQVIINAWAIGRDPSSWEEPLEFKPERFMNSSIDYKGLNFELIPFGSGRRGCPGVFFAIAVNELVLANLVYQFDWKLPDGIAGKDLDMSETVGLTCHRKYPLLAVATKYLKN is encoded by the exons ATGAACATTTTCTTGGTACATTTTGTTGAATCTCTTATTCAAGAAGAGATTGAGAAATTGGTAGAGATTAAGTTTGTTCATTGTGAACCTGTTGAACTAAATTTTTGTAACTCATTTGatcttttaaaaacaatttggaATAGTGAATGGGAGAGCTGCTCTCTTCACCATAT TCTTGTCTCCATCGATAACAAAAGGGTTCGATCTTATCGTCATGTGAGAGAGGAAGAAACTGCAAGAATGATGGAATATATTAAGAAGAGTTGTTCTTGTGCATCGCCGTTGAATTTAACTGAGTTGTGTTCTACAGTTACTAATGATATAATATGTAGGGTGGCTTTAGGAAAAATATACCGTGAAGGAATTAGAGGGATGAAATTTCAGGAGGTGTTGTTGGAGTTTGGAGAGTTATTGGGTACTGTATGTATTGGAGACTATATACCTTGGCTTGATTGGTTGGGGAAAGTTAATGGTTTGTATAGCAGGGCAGAAAAATGCGCCAAATATTTGGATGAGTTTATAGAACAAGTAATTGAAGAGCACATTAGTCATAGGTTGAGGAATGGTAATGTTGATAATGAGGAGCAGAGTGATTTTGTGGATGTTTTGCTTTCTGTTCAAAAGACTAATGCTAGTGGCTTTCCAATTGATAGAACTGCAATCAAGGCTTTGATACTG GACATGTTTGTTGGAGGTACTGACACTACTTACACAGTCCTAGAATGGGCGATGGCAGAACTGTTCAGACACGAAACTGTGATGCGTAAATTGCAAGATGAAGTGAGAACTGTGGTTGGCAACAGAACTCATGTAACTGAAGAGGATTTGGTTAACATGAACTACTTGAAAGCTGTGATTAAAGAAACCCTTCGCCTCCACGTACCGATAACGTTATTGGTCCCTCGGAAATCAATGGAAGATGTCAAACTAAATGGCTATGACATTGCAGCTGGAACACAAGTAATTATCAATGCATGGGCTATTGGAAGAGATCCTTCAAGTTGGGAAGAACCTTTAGAGTTTAAACCAGAAAGGTTTATGAATAGTTCAATAGATTACAAAGGATTGAATTTTGAACTTATCCCATTTGGATCAGGAAGAAGGGGTTGTCCTGGAGTGTTCTTTGCGATTGCTGTGAATGAATTGGTGCTAGCAAACCTTGTTTACCAATTTGATTGGAAATTGCCTGATGGAATAGCAGGGAAGGATTTGGATATGTCTGAGACTGTTGGACTAACCTGTCATAGAAAATACCCTCTCCTTGCTGTAGCTACCAAATAtctgaaaaattaa
- the LOC123915719 gene encoding cytochrome P450 736A117-like produces the protein MLEFGELLGTFFIGDYIPWLNWLGKVNGFYSKAEKVAKHLDEFFEEVIEQHISGKRSDGHVGEESNDFVDILLSVQKSNAAGFSIDRTAIKGLLLDMFAAGTDTTYTVLEWAMTELLRHQTVMHKLQDEVRIVVGNKTHVTEEDLVNMNYLKAVIKETLRLHVPIPLLVPRKSMEDVKLNGYDIAAGTQVIVNAWAIARDPSSWEEPLEFKPERFMNSSIDFKGLDFELIPFGAGRRGCPGVLFATAVNELVLANLVYQFDWKLPDGVAGENLDMSEVVSFTCHRKYPLLAIATKYEKK, from the exons ATGTTGGAGTTTGGAGAGTTATTAGGTACTTTCTTTATAGGAGATTATATACCTTGGCTTAATTGGTTGGGAAAGGTTAATGGTTTTTATAGCAAGGCAGAAAAAGTGGCTAAacatttggatgaattttttgAGGAAGTAATTGAGCAGCACATTAGTGGTAAAAGATCTGATGGACATGTTGGTGAGGAAAGCAATGATTTTGTGGATATTTTGCTTTCAGTTCAAAAGAGTAATGCTGCTGGCTTCTCAATTGATAGAACTGCAATTAAGGGTTTGTTACTG GACATGTTTGCTGCTGGAACTGATACCACATACACAGTCCTAGAATGGGCAATGACAGAACTATTAAGACACCAAACTGTGATGCATAAATTGCAAGATGAGGTCAGAATTGTGGTTGGCAACAAAACTCATGTAACTGAAGAGGATTTGGTTAACATGAATTACTTGAAAGCTGTGATCAAAGAAACTCTTCGCCTACATGTCCCGATTCCGTTACTAGTCCCTCGGAAATCAATGGAAGACGTCAAACTAAATGGCTATGACATTGCAGCTGGAACACAGGTAATAGTGAATGCTTGGGCAATTGCAAGAGACCCTTCAAGTTGGGAAGAACCTCTAGAGTTTAAACCAGAAAGGTTTATGAACAGTTCAATAGATTTTAAAGGACTGGACTTTGAACTTATCCCATTTGGAGCAGGAAGGAGGGGTTGTCCTGGAGTGTTATTTGCCACTGCTGTAAATGAATTGGTGCTAGCAAACCTTGTTTACCAATTTGATTGGAAATTGCCTGATGGAGTAGCAGGGGAGAATTTGGACATGTCTGAAGTTGTTAGCTTTACTTGTCATAGAAAATACCCCCTCCTTGCAATAGCTACCAAATATGAGaaaaaatga
- the LOC123915720 gene encoding cytochrome P450 736A117-like → MSTFLLSYISQKNFYSFPMLFFTIFPLFLSLFFIIKWYFNNSVTTRNSPPSPPRLPLLGNLHQIGLFPHRSLQTLAHKYGPLMLLYLGKVPVIIVSSADAASKVMKTHDLVFSDRPQRKIFDIMLYGSKDVASCAYGEYWRQVRSLSVLHLLSNKRVQSYRRVREEETAKMMQSIQ, encoded by the coding sequence ATGTCAACCTTTCTGCTAAGTTATATTTCACAGAAAAACTTCTATTCATTCCCTATGCTTTTCTTCACTATCTTTCCACTATTCCTTTCActtttcttcatcatcaaatGGTATTTCAACAATTCTGTCACCACAAGAAACTCCCCACCTTCACCTCCAAGATTACCTCTACTTGGTAATCTGCATCAAATTGGCTTATTCCCTCACCGATCACTCCAAACTTTAGCTCACAAATATGGCCCTTTAATGCTTCTTTATCTTGGGAAGGTACCAGTGATTATAGTTTCTTCTGCTGATGCAGCAAGTAAGGTAATGAAAACTCATGACTTGGTTTTCTCTGATAGGCCACAACGTAAAATCTTTGATATCATGTTGTATGGTTCGAAAGATGTGGCAAGTTGTGCATATGGTGAGTATTGGAGACAAGTAAGGAGTCTCAGTGTGTTACATCTTCTGAGTAACAAAAGAGTTCAATCTTATCGTCGTGTAAGAGAAGAAGAAACTGCAAAAATGATGCAAAGTATTCAATAG